In a genomic window of Streptococcus oralis:
- the eno gene encoding surface-displayed alpha-enolase, with the protein MSIITDVYAREVLDSRGNPTLEVEVYTESGAFGRGMVPSGASTGEHEAVELRDGDKSRYGGLGTQKAVDNVNNIIAEAIIGYDVRDQQAIDRAMIALDGTPNKGKLGANAILGVSIAVARAAADYLEIPLYSYLGGFNTKVLPTPMMNIINGGSHSDAPIAFQEFMIVPAGAPSFKEALRWGAEIFHALKKILKSRGLETAVGDEGGFAPRFEGTEDGVETILAAIEAAGYVPGKDVFIGFDCASSEFYDKERKVYDYTKFEGEGAAVRTAAEQIDYLEELVNKYPIITIEDGMDENDWDGWKALTERLGGKVQLVGDDFFVTNTSYLEKGIAEGAANSILIKVNQIGTLTETFDAIEMAKEAGYTAVVSHRSGETEDSTIADIAVATNAGQIKTGSLSRTDRIAKYNQLLRIEDQLGEVAEYRGLKSFYNLKK; encoded by the coding sequence ATGTCAATTATTACTGATGTTTACGCTCGCGAAGTCCTAGACTCACGCGGTAACCCAACACTTGAAGTAGAAGTTTACACTGAATCAGGTGCTTTCGGACGTGGTATGGTTCCATCAGGAGCTTCTACTGGTGAACACGAAGCAGTTGAACTTCGCGACGGTGACAAATCTCGTTACGGTGGTCTTGGTACACAAAAAGCTGTTGACAACGTAAACAACATCATCGCTGAAGCAATCATCGGCTACGATGTACGTGACCAACAAGCTATCGACCGTGCTATGATCGCACTTGACGGTACTCCTAACAAAGGTAAATTGGGTGCAAACGCAATTCTTGGTGTGTCTATCGCTGTAGCTCGTGCTGCTGCTGACTACCTTGAAATCCCACTTTACAGCTACCTTGGTGGATTCAACACTAAAGTTCTTCCAACTCCAATGATGAACATCATCAACGGTGGTTCTCACTCTGACGCTCCAATCGCTTTCCAAGAATTCATGATCGTACCTGCTGGTGCACCATCATTCAAAGAAGCTCTTCGTTGGGGTGCTGAAATCTTCCACGCACTTAAGAAAATCCTTAAATCACGTGGTTTGGAAACTGCCGTAGGTGACGAAGGTGGATTCGCTCCTCGTTTCGAAGGAACTGAAGACGGTGTTGAAACTATCCTTGCTGCGATCGAAGCTGCTGGATATGTTCCTGGTAAAGACGTATTTATCGGATTTGACTGTGCATCATCAGAATTCTACGATAAAGAACGTAAAGTTTACGACTACACTAAATTCGAAGGTGAAGGAGCTGCTGTACGTACTGCTGCAGAACAAATCGACTACCTTGAAGAATTGGTAAACAAATACCCAATCATCACTATCGAAGATGGTATGGACGAAAACGACTGGGACGGTTGGAAAGCTCTTACTGAACGTCTTGGTGGTAAAGTTCAATTGGTTGGTGACGACTTCTTCGTAACAAACACTTCTTACCTTGAAAAAGGTATTGCAGAAGGTGCTGCTAACTCAATCCTTATCAAAGTTAACCAAATCGGTACTCTTACTGAAACTTTCGACGCTATCGAAATGGCGAAAGAAGCTGGTTACACTGCCGTTGTATCACACCGTTCAGGTGAAACTGAAGATTCAACAATCGCTGACATCGCAGTTGCAACAAACGCAGGACAAATCAAGACTGGTTCACTTTCACGTACAGACCGTATCGCTAAATACAACCAATTGCTTCGTATCGAAGACCAACTTGGTGAAGTAGCTGAATACCGTGGATTGAAATCATTCTACAACTTGAAAAAATAA
- the serB gene encoding phosphoserine phosphatase SerB, with amino-acid sequence MSQVKGLCVMDVDGTLIAEEVIDLLGKEAGCEEEISQITSQAMRGELDFGTSLRARVALLEGLPVSVFDTVFKSIHLSKNAQEFISILQKKGILVGLVSGGFTPIVERLAKSLGITYYSANQLEVKDGFLTGRLVGEIVTGQVKQVTLEKWRKELELPKERTFAIGDGANDLLMLKSAGRGIAFCAKEVVKTEIACHVDTRDFLEVLPLIDFLE; translated from the coding sequence ATGTCTCAAGTAAAAGGCTTGTGTGTCATGGACGTTGACGGCACCCTGATAGCAGAAGAAGTGATTGATCTTTTAGGAAAAGAAGCAGGTTGCGAAGAAGAAATATCGCAGATTACAAGCCAGGCAATGCGAGGTGAACTGGACTTTGGAACAAGCTTACGAGCGAGAGTGGCTTTGTTAGAAGGTCTTCCAGTTTCGGTTTTTGATACTGTCTTCAAATCCATTCATCTATCTAAGAATGCTCAAGAATTTATCTCCATACTTCAAAAGAAGGGCATTCTAGTCGGTCTAGTGTCTGGTGGATTTACACCAATAGTTGAGAGATTAGCAAAGTCTCTTGGGATCACTTATTACTCTGCAAATCAGTTAGAAGTCAAAGACGGTTTTTTAACAGGTCGACTAGTTGGTGAAATTGTGACAGGTCAAGTAAAACAAGTTACTCTTGAGAAATGGAGAAAGGAATTAGAACTGCCCAAAGAAAGAACGTTTGCTATCGGTGATGGTGCCAATGACCTCTTGATGTTAAAGTCAGCAGGACGTGGTATTGCATTTTGTGCCAAAGAGGTCGTAAAAACAGAGATAGCTTGTCATGTAGATACGAGGGATTTTTTGGAAGTTCTACCTTTGATTGATTTCTTAGAATGA
- a CDS encoding DUF1694 domain-containing protein → MTDLSKQLLEKAHGGPKLNPDEQRRYLGTFEERVLGYADISTANSSELEHGFFSILEGFQEKVEALFVKISPNIEFDKQVFYLRQAKESNCQATIVSDDHITSPFGLVIHTNEPVQVDEKDLRLAFSSLWEEKKAEPPKKSIWKKWFG, encoded by the coding sequence ATGACAGATTTATCAAAACAACTACTAGAAAAAGCTCATGGTGGGCCGAAATTAAACCCTGACGAACAACGCCGCTATCTCGGCACTTTCGAGGAAAGAGTTCTTGGCTACGCGGATATCAGTACTGCCAATAGTTCTGAATTAGAACATGGATTTTTCTCTATTTTAGAGGGGTTTCAAGAAAAGGTTGAGGCACTTTTTGTGAAGATTTCACCAAATATCGAGTTTGACAAACAGGTCTTTTACTTAAGACAAGCAAAGGAAAGCAACTGCCAGGCGACTATTGTTTCAGACGATCATATCACCTCTCCTTTCGGTCTTGTCATTCATACAAATGAACCTGTTCAAGTAGATGAAAAGGACCTCAGACTTGCTTTCTCAAGCCTCTGGGAAGAGAAAAAGGCAGAGCCACCTAAAAAATCCATCTGGAAAAAATGGTTTGGTTAA
- the glgA gene encoding glycogen synthase GlgA — protein MKILFVAAEGAPFSKTGGLGDVIGALPKSLVKAGHEVAVFLPYYDMVEAKFGDQIEDVLHFEVSVGWRRQYCGIKKTVLNGVTFYFIDNQYYFFRGHVYGDFDDGERFAFFQLAALEAMERIGFIPDLLHVHDYHTAMIPFLLKEKYHWIQAYQGIRTVLTIHNLEFQGQFSEGMLWDLFGVGFERYADGTLRWNDCLNWMKAGILYADRVSTVSPSYAHEIMTSQFGCGLDQILRMESGKVSGIVNGIDADLYNPETDALLDYHFDKEDLSGKAQNKAKLQERVGLPVRADVPLVGIVSRLTRQKGFDVVVESLHRFLQEDVQIVLLGTGDPAFEHSFSWFAQVYPDKLSANITFDVKLAQEIYAACDLFLMPSRFEPCGLSQMMAMRYGTLPLVHEVGGLRDTVQSFNPIEGTGTGFSFDNLTPYWLNWSFQTALDVYKYQPDVWRNLQKQAMECDFSWDTACKSYLDLYHSLVN, from the coding sequence ATGAAAATTTTATTTGTAGCGGCAGAAGGAGCACCCTTTTCAAAAACAGGTGGTTTGGGCGATGTCATTGGCGCACTTCCCAAATCACTTGTAAAAGCGGGGCACGAAGTTGCAGTTTTCTTGCCTTATTATGATATGGTAGAAGCTAAGTTCGGTGACCAGATCGAGGATGTTCTCCACTTTGAAGTTAGTGTGGGATGGCGTAGACAGTACTGTGGCATTAAGAAAACGGTCTTGAATGGGGTTACTTTCTACTTCATTGATAATCAGTATTATTTCTTCCGTGGTCATGTGTACGGTGATTTTGACGATGGCGAACGCTTTGCCTTTTTCCAACTGGCTGCTCTTGAAGCCATGGAACGCATTGGCTTTATCCCTGACCTTCTCCATGTTCATGATTACCACACAGCCATGATTCCCTTCTTGTTAAAAGAAAAGTATCATTGGATTCAGGCATATCAAGGAATCAGAACAGTTTTAACCATTCATAATTTGGAATTTCAAGGTCAATTTTCTGAAGGGATGTTATGGGATTTGTTCGGTGTTGGCTTTGAACGCTATGCTGATGGCACCCTTCGCTGGAATGATTGTCTTAACTGGATGAAAGCGGGTATTCTCTACGCGGATCGTGTCTCAACCGTTTCCCCTAGTTATGCGCATGAGATTATGACCAGTCAGTTTGGTTGCGGTTTGGACCAGATTCTTCGGATGGAGTCAGGTAAGGTTTCAGGTATAGTTAATGGTATTGACGCAGATCTCTATAATCCAGAGACAGATGCTCTTTTAGACTATCATTTTGATAAAGAAGATTTGTCTGGAAAAGCACAAAACAAAGCAAAATTGCAAGAGAGAGTTGGTCTACCTGTGCGAGCAGATGTTCCTCTAGTTGGGATTGTCTCTCGTTTGACACGCCAAAAAGGTTTTGATGTCGTTGTAGAAAGCTTGCATCGTTTCTTACAAGAGGACGTTCAAATCGTTCTTTTAGGAACAGGTGACCCGGCTTTTGAACATTCCTTTTCTTGGTTTGCACAAGTCTATCCAGACAAGCTATCAGCAAATATCACTTTTGACGTCAAACTTGCTCAAGAAATCTACGCAGCTTGTGATCTCTTCCTCATGCCAAGTCGTTTTGAACCATGTGGTTTGTCTCAAATGATGGCGATGCGCTATGGAACTCTACCATTGGTTCATGAAGTGGGTGGCTTGCGTGATACGGTTCAATCCTTCAATCCGATCGAAGGGACTGGTACTGGATTTAGCTTTGATAATTTAACACCATACTGGCTTAACTGGAGTTTCCAAACAGCCTTGGATGTTTATAAGTACCAGCCAGACGTTTGGAGAAATCTACAAAAACAAGCTATGGAATGCGATTTCTCATGGGATACAGCCTGCAAATCTTACCTGGACTTGTACCATAGTTTAGTCAACTAA
- a CDS encoding glycerate kinase, whose product MKIVIAPDSFKESLTAEEVAQAIKRGFQKSIVDVECLLCPVGDGGEGTVDAIRHSLDLEEKWQEVTGPFGQKEAMRCFQKGQIALFEVADLVGLGKIPREKRNPLHIQTKGIGELIRHLIDLGMKEIYIGVGGTASNDGGIGIAAGLGYRFYDKNGKELPACGQTLLEFELVSNSKLYRIPEDVKIRILADVVSPLCGHQGATYTFGKQKGLDPALFETVDLAIQRFYEKFSPSTLSLKGAGAGGGIAAGLCAFAEATIVSGIDTCLDLIDFDKKVARADLVIVGEGRLDSQSFVGKAPIGVAKRTPNGVPVIAICGSLSEDLPSLPFENIQAAFSILEKSEPLEDSLKNARLYLEHTATNIGRLLNLRNH is encoded by the coding sequence ATGAAAATTGTAATTGCACCCGATTCTTTTAAAGAAAGTTTGACGGCAGAAGAGGTTGCTCAAGCTATAAAAAGAGGATTCCAAAAATCGATAGTAGATGTAGAATGTCTGCTTTGCCCTGTAGGTGATGGCGGGGAAGGAACTGTAGACGCTATCCGACATTCTCTTGACCTAGAAGAAAAATGGCAAGAGGTTACGGGACCTTTTGGCCAAAAAGAAGCCATGCGCTGCTTTCAAAAAGGTCAAATAGCGCTCTTTGAAGTTGCTGACTTGGTTGGTCTTGGAAAGATTCCGCGGGAGAAACGAAATCCCCTTCACATCCAAACCAAAGGTATCGGAGAGTTGATTCGCCATCTCATTGATCTTGGAATGAAAGAAATCTATATCGGTGTAGGTGGTACGGCAAGTAATGATGGTGGAATTGGCATTGCAGCTGGTTTAGGTTATCGTTTTTATGATAAGAATGGAAAGGAATTGCCAGCTTGCGGTCAGACTTTGCTTGAATTCGAGTTAGTTTCAAATAGTAAGTTGTATAGGATTCCTGAAGATGTAAAAATTCGCATTTTAGCAGATGTTGTGAGCCCTCTATGTGGTCATCAAGGGGCGACCTATACATTTGGAAAACAAAAGGGCTTGGATCCTGCTTTGTTTGAGACAGTAGATTTGGCTATACAGCGGTTCTATGAAAAATTTTCACCATCAACCCTGTCTCTTAAAGGAGCAGGAGCCGGCGGTGGGATTGCGGCTGGGCTCTGTGCCTTTGCTGAGGCCACTATCGTATCTGGGATTGATACTTGCTTGGATTTGATTGACTTTGACAAGAAGGTTGCACGGGCCGACTTGGTTATCGTTGGGGAAGGTAGACTGGACAGTCAAAGCTTTGTTGGAAAAGCTCCTATTGGTGTAGCAAAAAGAACCCCTAACGGAGTTCCTGTTATTGCTATTTGTGGTAGTCTTTCCGAGGATTTACCTTCCCTACCATTCGAAAATATACAAGCAGCTTTCTCTATCCTAGAGAAAAGTGAACCTTTGGAAGACAGTTTGAAAAATGCAAGACTCTATTTGGAGCACACAGCTACTAATATTGGTCGTTTGTTAAATTTGAGAAATCATTAA